One window of the Dongia rigui genome contains the following:
- a CDS encoding FAD binding domain-containing protein has protein sequence MIPGPFTYHRPANLSEALAVLKAHGDEARPLAGGHSLIPMMKLRMAAPEHLIDLAGIADLKGIREEGGEIVIGATTTQAELIKSDLLAAKLPIIRETALQIADPQIRYKGTLGGNVANGDPGNDMPAVMQALGATYVVQGSGGERRIPARDFYEGAYFTALQQDEILIAVRIPAPPAGHGYAYEKLKRKIGDYATAAAAVILTVSGGKVASAAITLTNVASTPLFAADAAKLVIGTALDAASVKRAAEAAKAITDPATDGRGTAEYRREMAGVMTARALAKAFARAKGV, from the coding sequence TTGATCCCGGGACCCTTTACCTATCACCGGCCGGCAAACCTGTCTGAGGCGCTGGCCGTGCTCAAAGCCCATGGCGATGAGGCCCGGCCCTTGGCCGGCGGACACAGCCTGATCCCCATGATGAAACTGCGCATGGCAGCGCCGGAGCATCTCATCGACCTTGCCGGCATCGCCGACCTCAAAGGTATTCGTGAAGAGGGAGGCGAGATCGTCATCGGGGCCACCACCACCCAGGCGGAACTCATCAAATCCGATCTGCTGGCCGCGAAGTTGCCGATCATCCGCGAGACAGCGCTGCAGATCGCCGATCCGCAGATTCGCTATAAAGGGACGCTGGGCGGCAATGTCGCCAATGGCGATCCCGGCAATGACATGCCGGCGGTGATGCAGGCATTGGGCGCCACCTATGTCGTGCAAGGGAGCGGTGGCGAACGCCGGATCCCGGCGCGTGACTTCTATGAAGGCGCCTATTTTACCGCATTGCAGCAGGACGAGATCCTGATCGCGGTGCGCATCCCTGCGCCGCCGGCCGGCCACGGCTATGCCTATGAGAAGCTGAAGCGCAAGATCGGCGATTACGCGACGGCCGCTGCCGCCGTGATCCTCACGGTCAGCGGCGGCAAGGTGGCGAGTGCCGCCATCACGCTCACCAATGTGGCATCCACCCCGCTCTTTGCCGCCGATGCCGCCAAGCTCGTCATCGGCACGGCGCTTGATGCCGCGAGCGTGAAACGCGCTGCCGAGGCTGCTAAGGCCATCACCGATCCAGCGACCGACGGGCGCGGCACGGCCGAGTATCGCCGCGAGATGGCGGGCGTCATGACCGCCCGGGCCCTCGCCAAAGCCTTCGCCCGCGCCAAGGGAGTTTGA
- a CDS encoding efflux RND transporter permease subunit, producing MARFFIDRPIFAWVIAIVIMLGGGLAILKLPVMQYPQIALPSVSISASYPGASAQTLEDTVTQVIEQKMKGIDNLIYMSSTSGSDGSANIRLTFAAGTDADIAQVQVQNKLQLATSLLPSAVQQQGITVAKAANNFLMVIGLVSSSDELTQADLSDYAAANLQDQIARVDGVGDVQLFGAQYAMRIWLDPDKLNSFKLTPDDVSTAIEAQNAQVAAGQIGGTPYVKGQQLNATITAQSRLQTPEQFRNILLRTNTDGSTVRIGDVARVELGSESYDVVSRFNGRAATGLAIKLATGANALETASAVKARIAELSAFFPAGMSTVYPYDTTPFVTVSIEEVVKTLLEAIALVFVVMFVFLQNFRATLIPTITVPVVLLGTFGILAVFGYSINTLTMFAMVLAIGLLVDDAIVVVENVERVMAEEGLPPREATRKSMSQITGALIGIALVLSAVFVPMAFFGGSTGVIYRQFSVTIVAAMALSVMTAMILTPALCATLLKPATHTTPTERGGPFGWFNRAFEAGTHGYQGAVGGILNRGKRFLVIYLAIGAAMAALFVTLPTSFLPEEDQGILFAQVQLPAGATQERTLAVLKQVEEHFLKAEKDSVNSVFAVAGFGFGGSGQNTGTVFISLKDWDERSSVALKAPAIIGRAMAAFAQIRDGKVFVFAPPAVQELGNATGFDLQLQDRGGLGHDALIAARNQFLGLAAQEPALAAVRPNGQDDTPEFRLDVDLAKAGALGVSSADINDAISTAWGGSYVDDFLDRGRVKKVYVQADAPFRMAPEDVAKWYVRNSTDEMVPFSAFATAHWTYGSPRLERYNGMSSLEIQGQAAPGYSSGEAMAAAERVAEKLPVGIGYEWTGLSYQEKLTGSQAPALYAISLLVVFLCLAALYESWSIPAAVMLVVPLGVFGALAAAKLAGLSNDIYFQVGLLTTIGLSAKNAILIVEFAKELHDGGKELVAATLEAVRLRLRPILMTSLAFILGVFPLAVSNGAGSGSQNAIGIGVVGGTLSATVLGIFFIPLFFVIIRRVFKGKPAQQRLANAEAASDGVH from the coding sequence ATGGCTCGTTTCTTTATCGACCGGCCGATCTTTGCCTGGGTCATCGCCATCGTCATCATGCTGGGTGGCGGATTGGCCATCCTGAAACTGCCGGTGATGCAATACCCGCAGATCGCCCTGCCCTCGGTCTCGATCAGCGCCAGCTATCCCGGTGCTTCGGCACAGACGCTGGAGGACACGGTCACCCAGGTGATCGAGCAGAAGATGAAGGGGATCGACAACCTCATCTATATGTCCTCGACCAGCGGGTCCGATGGCAGCGCCAATATCCGCCTGACTTTCGCCGCCGGCACGGATGCCGATATCGCCCAGGTGCAGGTGCAAAATAAGCTGCAGTTGGCGACGTCGCTGCTGCCCAGCGCGGTGCAGCAGCAGGGCATCACGGTGGCCAAGGCCGCCAATAACTTCCTGATGGTGATCGGCCTGGTTTCCAGCAGCGATGAGCTGACCCAGGCCGACCTGTCCGACTATGCCGCGGCCAATCTGCAGGACCAGATCGCCCGCGTCGATGGTGTGGGCGACGTGCAGTTGTTTGGCGCGCAATATGCCATGCGCATCTGGCTTGATCCGGACAAGCTCAACAGTTTCAAACTGACGCCGGATGATGTCAGCACCGCCATCGAGGCGCAGAACGCGCAAGTTGCGGCCGGCCAGATCGGTGGTACGCCCTATGTGAAGGGACAGCAGCTCAACGCCACCATCACGGCGCAGTCGCGCCTGCAGACGCCGGAACAGTTTCGCAACATCCTGCTCCGCACCAATACCGACGGTTCCACGGTGCGGATCGGCGATGTGGCGCGGGTTGAGCTTGGTTCCGAAAGCTATGACGTCGTCTCGCGCTTTAACGGACGCGCGGCCACCGGCCTTGCCATCAAGCTGGCGACCGGCGCCAATGCGCTGGAGACGGCCAGTGCCGTGAAGGCGCGGATTGCCGAGCTTTCCGCCTTCTTCCCGGCCGGCATGTCGACGGTCTATCCTTATGACACGACACCCTTCGTCACGGTCTCGATCGAGGAAGTGGTGAAGACCTTGCTCGAAGCCATCGCCCTGGTCTTCGTCGTGATGTTTGTCTTCCTGCAGAATTTCCGCGCGACTTTGATCCCCACCATCACGGTCCCGGTGGTGCTGCTCGGCACGTTCGGGATCCTCGCCGTCTTCGGCTATTCGATCAACACGCTCACCATGTTCGCCATGGTGCTGGCGATCGGCCTGCTGGTCGACGACGCTATTGTCGTCGTTGAGAATGTCGAGCGCGTGATGGCAGAGGAAGGATTGCCGCCGCGCGAAGCCACGCGCAAGTCCATGAGCCAGATCACGGGCGCTCTTATTGGCATCGCGCTGGTGCTCTCCGCCGTCTTCGTGCCGATGGCCTTCTTCGGCGGTTCGACGGGTGTCATTTACCGGCAGTTCTCGGTCACCATCGTGGCGGCCATGGCCTTGTCGGTCATGACGGCGATGATCCTGACGCCGGCGCTGTGTGCCACATTGTTGAAGCCGGCAACCCACACCACGCCGACAGAGCGGGGCGGACCGTTCGGCTGGTTCAACCGCGCCTTCGAGGCCGGTACCCATGGCTATCAGGGGGCGGTCGGGGGAATCTTGAACCGGGGCAAGCGCTTCCTGGTCATCTATCTGGCGATCGGCGCGGCGATGGCGGCACTGTTCGTAACCCTGCCGACATCGTTCCTGCCCGAGGAAGACCAAGGCATCCTCTTTGCCCAGGTGCAATTGCCGGCGGGCGCCACGCAGGAACGGACCCTGGCGGTGCTGAAGCAGGTGGAAGAACACTTCCTGAAGGCGGAGAAGGACAGCGTCAATTCGGTCTTCGCCGTTGCCGGCTTCGGCTTCGGCGGCAGCGGCCAGAACACCGGCACCGTCTTCATCAGCCTCAAAGACTGGGACGAACGCAGCAGCGTAGCGCTGAAAGCCCCGGCGATCATCGGCCGGGCCATGGCGGCCTTCGCACAGATCCGCGACGGCAAGGTCTTCGTCTTCGCCCCGCCGGCCGTGCAGGAACTGGGCAATGCCACCGGCTTCGATCTGCAATTGCAGGACCGTGGCGGTTTGGGGCACGACGCCCTCATCGCCGCGCGCAATCAGTTCCTGGGCCTGGCAGCCCAGGAACCCGCGTTGGCAGCCGTCCGGCCCAATGGCCAAGACGACACGCCGGAATTCCGCCTTGATGTCGATCTTGCCAAGGCCGGTGCCTTGGGCGTTTCGTCGGCCGATATCAACGACGCGATCAGCACGGCTTGGGGCGGCAGCTATGTCGACGACTTCCTTGATCGCGGCCGCGTCAAGAAGGTCTATGTGCAGGCCGATGCCCCTTTCCGCATGGCACCTGAAGATGTCGCCAAGTGGTATGTGCGCAACAGCACAGACGAGATGGTGCCCTTCTCGGCCTTTGCCACGGCACATTGGACATATGGCTCGCCACGCCTTGAACGGTATAACGGCATGTCCTCGCTGGAAATCCAGGGACAGGCGGCCCCCGGCTATTCGTCGGGCGAGGCCATGGCGGCGGCCGAACGCGTGGCCGAGAAACTGCCCGTCGGCATCGGCTACGAATGGACCGGTCTCTCCTATCAGGAAAAGCTGACCGGGTCGCAGGCGCCGGCACTCTATGCGATTTCACTGCTGGTGGTCTTCCTGTGTCTCGCCGCTCTCTACGAGAGCTGGTCGATTCCGGCGGCCGTAATGCTGGTGGTGCCGCTCGGCGTCTTCGGCGCCCTGGCGGCGGCCAAGCTTGCCGGCCTGTCCAACGACATCTATTTCCAGGTCGGCCTGCTGACGACCATTGGCCTCTCGGCGAAGAACGCGATCCTCATCGTCGAATTCGCCAAGGAACTGCATGACGGCGGCAAGGAACTGGTGGCGGCGACATTGGAGGCCGTGCGCTTGCGTCTGCGGCCGATCCTGATGACGTCGCTGGCTTTCATCCTCGGCGTCTTTCCGCTGGCGGTCAGCAATGGCGCCGGCTCCGGCAGCCAGAACGCCATCGGCATCGGTGTCGTCGGCGGTACGTTGTCGGCGACCGTCCTTGGCATTTTCTTCATCCCCCTCTTCTTCGTGATCATTCGCCGTGTCTTCAAAGGCAAGCCAGCGCAACAGCGCTTAGCAAACGCCGAAGCGGCGAGCGACGGAGTCCACTGA
- a CDS encoding (2Fe-2S)-binding protein translates to MSETTIDQVPVNLTVNGKKVQRFVDPRMLLIHFLREEMNLTGAHIGCETSHCGACTVELDGLSVKSCTVFAVQASGTTVNTVESLANADGTLHALQEGFRQMHGLQCGFCTPGMLMRAKGLLAENPDPSESEIRHGIAGNLCRCTGYQNIVKAIQYAAAKLNGRTYQEAAE, encoded by the coding sequence ATGAGTGAGACGACAATCGATCAGGTGCCGGTGAACCTCACCGTCAATGGCAAGAAGGTGCAGCGCTTCGTCGACCCGCGCATGCTGCTCATTCACTTCCTGCGCGAGGAAATGAACCTGACCGGCGCCCATATCGGCTGCGAAACAAGCCATTGCGGCGCCTGCACGGTGGAACTCGACGGCCTCTCGGTCAAATCCTGCACCGTTTTTGCGGTGCAGGCGAGCGGCACCACGGTCAACACGGTGGAGAGCCTTGCCAATGCCGACGGTACCCTGCATGCGCTGCAGGAAGGTTTTCGCCAGATGCATGGCCTGCAATGCGGCTTCTGTACGCCCGGCATGCTGATGCGGGCCAAGGGTCTGCTGGCCGAGAATCCGGACCCATCGGAAAGTGAGATTCGCCACGGCATTGCTGGCAATCTTTGCCGCTGCACCGGCTATCAGAACATCGTCAAAGCCATTCAATACGCCGCCGCCAAGCTCAATGGGCGCACCTATCAGGAGGCCGCGGAATGA
- the adeC gene encoding AdeC/AdeK/OprM family multidrug efflux complex outer membrane factor, whose amino-acid sequence MKHLASLAVIAALLGGCSLIPDYDQPAAPVANTWPTGPAYLPASTSSQRALADIAWQDYFVDDKLRQVIELALRNNRDLRIATLNIEKAQAEYRVSVADLLPTVNANANADITRTGRRNSATGVATTTKSYAAQVTISAYELDLFGRIRSLNEQALEQYFSTVETMHAAQISLIAEVATAYLTLQADQEQLKLAEDTLASQQNSLDLTKRTFESGIASELDVHQAETSVDTARLDIAQYTTAVAQDLNALTLLLGAAVPADALPDGGISPVTAMTDIPGGLPSDVLLRRPDVVAAEHDLKAANANIGAARAAFFPKITLTASSGSVSDAMSTLFKAGTGGWGFAPDIILPIFDMGANQANLDAAKTDKKIEVATYEKTIQTAFREVADALAQRGTIDAQLDAQQSLVHSTEASYNLSSERYKKGVSSYLDVLDSQRSMYTAEQNLIATRLDKAANLITLYKVLGGGWSEGSKPALAATD is encoded by the coding sequence ATGAAACACCTTGCATCCCTTGCCGTCATCGCCGCTTTGCTCGGCGGCTGCTCGCTGATCCCTGACTACGATCAGCCAGCAGCCCCGGTGGCGAACACCTGGCCGACAGGCCCCGCTTATCTTCCGGCATCGACCAGCAGCCAGCGGGCCTTGGCCGACATTGCCTGGCAGGACTACTTCGTCGACGACAAACTGCGCCAGGTGATCGAACTGGCGCTGCGCAACAACCGCGACCTGCGCATCGCGACGCTCAACATCGAGAAGGCGCAGGCCGAGTACCGCGTGTCGGTGGCAGATTTGCTGCCGACCGTGAATGCCAATGCCAATGCCGACATCACCCGTACCGGACGCCGCAATTCCGCGACCGGCGTTGCCACAACGACCAAGTCCTATGCCGCACAGGTGACCATCAGCGCCTATGAGTTGGATCTTTTCGGCCGCATCCGCAGCCTCAACGAACAGGCGTTGGAACAGTATTTCTCGACCGTCGAGACGATGCACGCAGCCCAGATCAGCCTCATCGCCGAGGTGGCGACTGCCTATCTGACGTTACAGGCCGATCAGGAGCAGTTGAAGCTGGCCGAGGACACGTTGGCCAGCCAGCAGAACTCACTCGACCTCACCAAGCGAACGTTCGAAAGCGGCATTGCCTCGGAGCTCGACGTCCACCAGGCCGAGACCAGCGTCGACACGGCGCGGCTCGACATCGCCCAGTATACGACGGCGGTGGCCCAGGATTTGAACGCGCTCACCTTGCTGCTGGGTGCCGCGGTGCCGGCGGATGCCTTGCCAGACGGCGGCATCAGTCCCGTGACGGCGATGACCGACATTCCAGGCGGTCTGCCCTCCGACGTGCTGCTGCGCCGGCCGGATGTGGTCGCGGCCGAACACGATTTGAAGGCTGCCAATGCGAATATCGGTGCCGCGCGCGCCGCCTTCTTCCCCAAGATCACGCTGACGGCGAGTTCGGGCAGTGTGAGCGATGCCATGTCGACGCTGTTCAAGGCCGGGACCGGCGGCTGGGGCTTTGCCCCCGACATCATTCTGCCGATCTTCGACATGGGCGCCAACCAGGCCAATCTCGATGCCGCCAAGACGGACAAGAAGATCGAGGTCGCGACCTATGAGAAGACGATCCAGACCGCCTTTCGCGAAGTGGCGGATGCCCTGGCGCAGCGCGGCACGATCGATGCGCAGCTGGATGCCCAGCAATCGCTCGTCCACTCGACCGAGGCCAGCTACAACCTGTCGAGCGAACGCTACAAAAAGGGTGTCTCGAGCTATCTCGACGTGCTGGATTCGCAGCGCTCGATGTATACGGCCGAGCAGAATCTGATCGCGACCCGGCTCGACAAGGCCGCCAACCTCATCACCTTATATAAAGTGTTGGGCGGCGGCTGGTCCGAAGGGAGCAAACCCGCCCTGGCCGCAACCGATTGA
- a CDS encoding MHYT domain-containing protein has protein sequence MVPAHAPWLVALSLLVAFQGSYVGLHLARQIGNARARSQRALITGSALTLALGIWTMHFVGMLALELPVAIDFLVLPTLISFLVCVLVVGFAVFAVGTLSPSRMHAALASLFMGGGIVTMHYLGMYALHTSAHMTHDPFFVAASVVIGIGASGTALWFGFGPGAKRSVLLSAVLMALAISAMHYTAMAGLRLQIHDAMSPADMPALSPGLLAIVVSVVAFVVSGLFLLTLVPSRAEVAVTGPVAVVTELAQEPAAESHPAPQHKTLPVEKDGRRLQLDIARLVAVQAQAHYTSLFDGELSWFCPLPISEVEAQLDPTVFARVHRSHIVNLDRIAAIKKTADSDIVAMMAKIPYQAPVSRSRRSWLKQRLDGRETAA, from the coding sequence GTGGTTCCAGCACACGCGCCATGGCTTGTCGCACTATCACTGCTGGTGGCGTTCCAGGGAAGCTATGTCGGGCTTCATCTGGCGCGCCAGATCGGTAACGCGCGGGCGCGCTCGCAGCGCGCCCTCATCACCGGGTCGGCCCTCACCTTGGCACTCGGCATCTGGACCATGCATTTCGTTGGCATGCTGGCGCTTGAATTGCCGGTCGCCATCGATTTCCTGGTGCTGCCGACCCTGATCTCGTTCCTGGTCTGTGTGCTGGTGGTGGGGTTCGCGGTATTCGCGGTCGGCACGCTGTCGCCGAGCCGCATGCACGCGGCCCTCGCCTCGCTCTTCATGGGCGGCGGCATCGTCACCATGCATTATCTCGGCATGTATGCGCTCCATACCAGCGCGCATATGACCCATGACCCGTTTTTCGTGGCGGCATCGGTCGTGATTGGCATCGGCGCTTCCGGTACCGCGCTGTGGTTCGGCTTCGGCCCCGGCGCCAAGCGCTCGGTCCTCTTGTCAGCCGTGCTGATGGCGCTGGCCATTTCCGCGATGCATTACACCGCCATGGCCGGATTGCGGCTGCAGATTCACGACGCCATGTCGCCGGCCGACATGCCGGCTTTGTCGCCGGGGCTGCTCGCCATCGTGGTATCGGTGGTGGCTTTCGTCGTATCCGGCCTCTTTCTGCTGACCCTCGTTCCCAGCCGTGCCGAGGTCGCGGTGACGGGGCCGGTTGCCGTGGTGACGGAGCTTGCCCAGGAGCCAGCCGCCGAGAGTCATCCCGCACCGCAACACAAAACCCTTCCTGTGGAAAAAGACGGCCGGCGGCTGCAGCTCGACATCGCCCGGCTGGTCGCAGTCCAGGCGCAGGCGCATTACACCAGCCTCTTCGACGGCGAGCTCTCCTGGTTCTGCCCCCTGCCGATTTCCGAGGTCGAGGCACAGCTCGATCCCACGGTCTTCGCCCGCGTGCATCGCAGCCACATCGTCAATCTCGATCGGATCGCTGCAATTAAAAAGACGGCCGATTCCGACATCGTCGCGATGATGGCGAAGATTCCCTATCAGGCGCCGGTCAGCCGATCGCGCCGCTCCTGGCTGAAGCAGCGCCTGGATGGGCGCGAAACCGCGGCCTAA